A region from the Leptolyngbya subtilissima AS-A7 genome encodes:
- the arr gene encoding NAD(+)--rifampin ADP-ribosyltransferase, which translates to MSAINDLNSQRFYHGTKANLKPGDLIVPGYNSNYGKQKKAAYVYLTATLDAAIWGAELALGEAPGRIYILKPTGPIEDDPNLTDKKFPGNPTKSYRTHDPLRVTGEITDWQGHSPEQLKAMHDNLERLKQLGVEAIED; encoded by the coding sequence ATGTCAGCCATCAACGACCTAAATTCGCAGCGTTTCTATCACGGCACAAAGGCCAACCTTAAGCCAGGCGACCTAATCGTGCCCGGCTATAACTCTAACTACGGCAAGCAGAAAAAAGCAGCCTACGTTTATCTAACCGCCACCTTAGATGCGGCCATCTGGGGGGCCGAGCTAGCTCTTGGTGAAGCGCCTGGCAGAATTTACATCTTGAAACCAACTGGCCCAATCGAAGACGACCCCAATCTGACTGACAAGAAATTCCCCGGCAACCCGACCAAGTCATACCGCACCCACGATCCGCTTCGGGTCACGGGCGAGATCACAGATTGGCAGGGGCACTCCCCCGAACAGCTCAAAGCCATGCACGACAACCTTGAGCGACTTAAGCAGCTTGGTGTTGAGGCGATCGAGGATTGA
- a CDS encoding REP-associated tyrosine transposase, with the protein MRYRRAQTPGATYFFTVVTYNRQSLFHSNETVALLRKAFHIAKTESPFTIDAIVILPDHVHSIWSLPQGDADFPSRWKRIKARFSLWCPEDYKQQQSTARLRKGEQAIWQRRFWEHQIRNEADFSQHVDYIHYNPVKHNLVSGPKDWPYSSFHRHVADGAYSADWGTTQAVEFDEEIGRE; encoded by the coding sequence ATGCGCTACCGCCGAGCCCAAACCCCAGGGGCCACTTACTTTTTTACTGTCGTCACTTACAATCGGCAATCCCTGTTTCACAGCAACGAAACCGTAGCCCTACTTCGCAAAGCCTTTCATATCGCCAAAACAGAGTCTCCCTTCACCATCGACGCTATCGTCATTTTGCCCGACCATGTCCACAGCATTTGGTCCCTGCCCCAAGGTGACGCCGACTTTCCCTCCCGGTGGAAGCGCATCAAAGCCCGGTTTAGCCTGTGGTGCCCTGAAGACTACAAACAACAACAATCTACTGCCCGCCTTCGCAAAGGAGAGCAAGCCATCTGGCAGCGACGGTTTTGGGAACATCAAATTCGCAATGAGGCCGACTTTAGCCAGCATGTAGATTACATTCACTACAATCCGGTGAAACACAATTTGGTAAGTGGACCGAAAGATTGGCCCTATTCGAGCTTTCACCGCCATGTTGCAGATGGGGCTTATTCGGCAGATTGGGGCACAACACAAGCAGTTGAGTTTGATGAAGAAATTGGTCGTGAGTAA
- a CDS encoding oxidoreductase, with protein MVDEICVGLIGYGMAARTFHVPVIQSVPHLRLTKVVTRHHDPALDRAPSVEVVQDAATLLQDEAIHLVVIATPNRSHFELASQSLLANKHVVVEKPFTTSSAQAQQLIDLARKQNRLISVHHNRRWDGDFQTVKQLLSTNLLGRLVEYEAHYDRFRNFLRPNAWREEAGEGSGILFDLGSHLIDQAQVLFGLPQMVTADLRVQRDFAQAIDNFDLTLHYNGLKVILKGGMLVRGQEPHFILHGSAGSFVKYGMDPQEEALKRGLTPAEPGWGEEPKERWGMLNTQIDGLHVEGQVETLAGSYQAYYQNVADAIAGRAELAVKPEEARDTIRIIELAMQSNEQKCTLPLSV; from the coding sequence ATGGTGGATGAAATCTGCGTCGGGCTGATTGGCTATGGCATGGCGGCTCGTACCTTCCACGTGCCGGTTATTCAGTCAGTTCCTCACCTGAGGCTAACGAAAGTTGTAACGCGCCATCACGACCCCGCGCTCGATCGCGCTCCATCGGTTGAGGTGGTGCAAGACGCCGCCACCCTTCTGCAAGACGAAGCAATTCACCTAGTCGTGATCGCGACTCCCAATCGCTCCCATTTTGAGTTGGCCAGCCAGTCCCTACTCGCTAACAAGCACGTTGTGGTCGAAAAGCCATTCACCACATCGTCGGCCCAGGCCCAGCAGTTGATCGATCTGGCGCGCAAGCAAAACAGGCTGATCAGCGTCCATCACAACCGGCGGTGGGATGGCGATTTTCAGACCGTAAAACAGCTGTTGAGCACCAATCTTCTGGGCCGTTTGGTCGAATACGAGGCCCATTACGATCGCTTCAGAAATTTCCTTCGGCCCAACGCCTGGCGAGAAGAAGCGGGCGAGGGCAGCGGTATTCTCTTCGATCTTGGCTCTCACCTGATCGATCAGGCGCAGGTTTTATTTGGCTTGCCGCAGATGGTGACTGCCGACCTCAGAGTGCAGCGCGATTTTGCCCAGGCGATCGACAATTTTGATCTAACGCTGCACTACAACGGGCTCAAAGTGATTCTCAAAGGGGGAATGCTGGTGCGCGGGCAGGAGCCCCATTTCATTCTGCACGGCTCGGCAGGATCCTTCGTCAAATATGGCATGGACCCGCAAGAGGAGGCGCTAAAGCGCGGCCTCACCCCGGCTGAACCTGGCTGGGGTGAGGAGCCAAAGGAGCGCTGGGGAATGCTCAACACGCAAATCGACGGGCTGCACGTAGAAGGGCAGGTGGAAACGCTGGCGGGCAGCTACCAGGCCTATTATCAAAACGTAGCTGATGCGATCGCCGGACGCGCCGAGCTAGCGGTTAAGCCCGAAGAGGCGCGAGACACCATTCGCATCATCGAGCTAGCAATGCAAAGTAACGAACAAAAATGCACGCTTCCCCTCTCTGTGTAA
- a CDS encoding SUKH-3 domain-containing protein, giving the protein MEIPTDILPFFQSAGWYPERRVALPNKAQSLIPEGHPAAMILSTFSGLRVGRVGLGEECAASDIIFGLIEDSEDAVGKWNDLLKTKLIGVAEYHHSHGELFIDAVGKCYSLGLQDTFCFEGDNFNQAARNLLLGRRSRPMLLPGEESVMVYGEIYTAESPEVYRY; this is encoded by the coding sequence ATGGAAATTCCGACTGACATACTTCCTTTCTTCCAGAGCGCTGGTTGGTACCCAGAGCGCAGAGTCGCTTTACCAAACAAAGCACAAAGTTTAATTCCGGAGGGGCACCCAGCAGCCATGATCTTGTCCACATTCAGTGGCTTAAGGGTCGGTCGTGTCGGGCTGGGCGAAGAATGTGCAGCGAGCGACATCATCTTCGGCTTGATCGAGGACAGTGAAGATGCCGTGGGGAAGTGGAATGATTTGCTTAAAACGAAACTCATCGGGGTCGCAGAGTATCACCACTCGCACGGGGAACTATTCATAGACGCCGTTGGGAAATGCTACAGCCTAGGGCTACAGGATACGTTCTGTTTTGAAGGTGATAATTTCAATCAGGCAGCGCGGAATCTGCTATTGGGGAGGCGCTCACGTCCAATGCTATTGCCGGGGGAAGAGTCGGTAATGGTATACGGGGAGATTTATACGGCCGAGAGTCCTGAGGTGTACAGGTATTAG